In one window of Fusobacteria bacterium ZRK30 DNA:
- a CDS encoding APC family permease, whose translation MTNKLGFWSIILLGINTILGSGIFLLPGSFYIALNERGVFPTLIVIATVLSISLCFAEASGIFEGYGGPYIYVREAMGEFMGFQVGFMKWVISLLAWATMAVAFADLLVAFLDIGHIPYIEKILAGLLIIILSYINFLGVELTKSLNNIVSLGKMVPILLFVFIGIKYMGKSNLLLITREPGGLITGIQDPILILFYAFTGFESIAVAARDMKTPLKNLPKGIIAVMIGITILYLILIFSILGILGKNIDPDSYPIFHAAYLLLGPLGGSFFSSGIIMSIIGINIASSFTSPRSIVALSEKNTMPEFLSRKNKYGTPGAAIILTGGLSLLIILIGNFNTLASFSVISRISQYLLTCVAVIIFKKRGIRGSLVLPGGYLIPLIALGTMGILFYNYLIYIATVFLIFFLIGKYFYSYDGKPQKSFGN comes from the coding sequence ATGACAAATAAATTAGGTTTTTGGAGTATTATCTTACTTGGAATAAATACTATTCTTGGGTCAGGGATCTTCCTCCTCCCTGGAAGTTTTTATATAGCTTTAAATGAAAGGGGGGTCTTCCCTACACTGATTGTTATTGCTACTGTTCTTTCTATCTCCCTTTGTTTTGCAGAAGCCTCTGGAATTTTTGAGGGTTATGGGGGTCCATACATATATGTAAGGGAAGCCATGGGAGAGTTTATGGGTTTTCAGGTTGGCTTTATGAAGTGGGTTATCTCTCTTCTTGCCTGGGCAACTATGGCTGTTGCCTTTGCAGACCTTTTAGTAGCTTTTTTAGATATAGGTCATATCCCTTATATTGAAAAGATTCTTGCAGGACTTCTTATTATCATACTCTCCTATATCAACTTTTTAGGAGTAGAGTTAACAAAGAGTTTAAATAATATTGTTTCCCTGGGAAAGATGGTCCCAATTCTCTTATTTGTTTTTATTGGGATTAAATATATGGGAAAAAGTAACCTTCTCCTTATAACAAGGGAGCCCGGAGGATTAATAACAGGTATCCAGGATCCAATTTTGATCCTGTTCTATGCATTTACAGGCTTTGAATCAATTGCAGTAGCGGCTAGAGATATGAAAACACCTCTTAAGAACCTGCCAAAGGGTATTATTGCTGTAATGATTGGCATAACAATACTTTATCTGATTCTGATATTTTCTATACTGGGAATTTTAGGAAAAAATATAGATCCGGATTCATATCCTATATTCCATGCAGCCTATCTTCTATTAGGACCTCTTGGGGGAAGTTTTTTTTCATCAGGGATAATAATGTCTATTATTGGTATCAATATTGCATCCTCGTTTACAAGTCCGAGATCTATCGTAGCACTATCTGAGAAAAATACCATGCCGGAATTTCTTTCCAGAAAAAATAAATATGGTACTCCCGGTGCTGCTATCATCCTTACAGGAGGTCTTTCATTACTTATAATTCTTATTGGAAATTTTAACACCTTAGCTTCATTTTCTGTAATTTCAAGGATTTCCCAATACCTGCTTACATGTGTAGCTGTCATCATATTTAAAAAACGGGGTATTAGAGGCTCTTTAGTCTTACCGGGAGGGTACCTGATTCCTCTCATTGCCTTGGGAACTATGGGTATTTTATTTTATAACTACCTGATCTACATAGCTACTGTATTTTTAATATTTTTTCTGATTGGAAAATATTTCTATAGTTATGATGGGAAACCACAGAAAAGTTTTGGAAACTAA
- a CDS encoding class II fructose-bisphosphate aldolase family protein yields the protein MLVTLKEIINELGENQAVPAFNVYGYEDAKVVLDAASSLRAPAVLMTNRDAVMHMGSRNLCNLLKSISEDYSIPICIHLDHAKSMGEIEEAIKSGYTSVMYDGSSLPLEKNISNTLDVIDFAKNYNVSVEAEIGSVGYSDPNMGSKGKYTELLEAKEFYDKTKVDFLAVAVGTLHRMTGQEAIINYELLTDIEKELDVPLVIHGSTGVKDHDLTKLSHTGVKKVNIGTAVRMTFGNSLKSQFETDEFDRIKLFKKPMKDIERVILKKYRLLGF from the coding sequence ATGCTAGTTACCTTAAAAGAAATAATAAATGAATTAGGTGAAAATCAAGCGGTTCCAGCCTTTAATGTATATGGATATGAAGATGCCAAGGTTGTATTAGATGCGGCATCTTCACTGAGGGCTCCAGCCGTTTTGATGACAAATAGGGATGCTGTTATGCATATGGGTTCGAGAAATTTATGCAATTTACTTAAATCTATCAGTGAAGATTACTCTATTCCAATCTGCATTCACTTAGATCATGCAAAATCTATGGGAGAGATAGAAGAAGCCATAAAATCAGGTTATACATCTGTTATGTATGACGGCTCCTCCTTACCTTTAGAGAAAAATATATCAAATACTTTAGATGTTATTGACTTTGCTAAAAATTATAATGTAAGTGTAGAAGCTGAGATAGGATCAGTAGGGTACAGTGATCCCAATATGGGTTCTAAGGGTAAATATACTGAACTTTTGGAAGCTAAAGAATTTTATGACAAAACAAAAGTAGATTTCTTGGCAGTAGCAGTAGGGACTCTTCATAGGATGACCGGCCAGGAAGCTATTATTAACTATGAACTTTTAACTGATATAGAAAAAGAATTAGATGTTCCCCTTGTGATTCATGGATCTACTGGAGTCAAAGATCATGATTTAACTAAGTTGTCTCATACAGGTGTAAAAAAAGTTAATATAGGTACTGCTGTAAGAATGACATTTGGAAACAGTTTAAAATCTCAATTTGAAACAGATGAATTTGACAGAATAAAATTATTTAAAAAACCTATGAAAGATATAGAGAGAGTTATTTTAAAAAAATATAGATTATTGGGATTTTAA